Proteins found in one Paenibacillus borealis genomic segment:
- the yaaA gene encoding peroxide stress protein YaaA, with translation MRIIISPAKKMKQDTDVFTSCQMPQFINESGILLDTLNKLNYEEAKSLWKCNDAIATLNAQRIKNMDLTRNLTPALMSYEGLQYQYMAPGVLQTEELEYLQQHLRILSGFYGMLRPFDGVVPYRLEMQAKLAGPGFSSIYGFWGRKLADQLFAESDCILNLASKEYSKCISPYLGGDVRMVTCVFGQQIGGKVIERATLAKMARGEMVRFMAEQQIGCIEDIKGFSGFDLEFADELSNESTYVFIQKRADS, from the coding sequence ATGAGAATTATTATTTCACCAGCCAAAAAGATGAAGCAGGACACAGATGTTTTTACCAGCTGCCAGATGCCGCAATTTATAAACGAGTCGGGAATTCTGCTGGACACATTAAATAAGCTGAACTATGAAGAAGCAAAATCCCTATGGAAATGCAATGATGCCATCGCGACGCTGAATGCCCAGCGAATTAAGAATATGGATTTAACCCGCAATCTGACGCCGGCCCTCATGTCCTATGAAGGTCTTCAATACCAGTACATGGCACCTGGGGTGCTGCAAACGGAGGAACTTGAGTATCTTCAGCAGCATTTGCGGATTTTGTCAGGGTTCTACGGAATGCTCCGGCCGTTTGACGGGGTTGTTCCGTACAGGCTGGAAATGCAGGCCAAGCTGGCCGGTCCAGGCTTCAGTTCCATTTATGGATTTTGGGGCAGAAAACTGGCAGATCAGCTGTTTGCAGAGAGCGACTGTATTCTAAATTTAGCTTCTAAGGAATACAGCAAATGTATCTCCCCTTATCTGGGTGGAGATGTTCGAATGGTAACTTGTGTATTTGGGCAGCAAATCGGCGGCAAGGTGATCGAAAGAGCGACCTTAGCCAAAATGGCCCGAGGTGAAATGGTACGCTTCATGGCTGAGCAGCAGATCGGATGCATAGAGGATATCAAAGGGTTTAGCGGGTTTGATCTCGAATTTGCCGATGAGCTGTCAAATGAGAGCACCTATGTGTTTATACAAAAACGTGCGGACAGTTAG